The DNA segment GTTTCAGATGAATTGAAGTGAGATTGCTATATCGTTCCACTGATTGGATTAATGTTTCGTGCGATGAGAGTTCACGGTCATCTTTCAGTAAGGCGAGAGAAAGCGTTAGAGCGTTGGAGTAATACAGGTTGAAGTCGATTCTCAATTGACTGGTGAAGGCCGGGTCTAAAACCTCAAACGCATTGGCAAGTTGGTCGATATTTAAATTTATCTGGTCTTTATATTCATGTGTGTATGAGACCCATTCCTGTTCACCTGCCAAGACGGCATCTTTAAATTGCACAACAATCAGTTTAAACAAACGCGAGTTTTCGTTTGAAAGCTCAAGCAAGGACAGGTACTTTTCGCTAATACCTTCAATTTGTCTATTATTGTCAGTATACTCAAATAAGCCATAAATGATCAGTCCGGTATAGAGCGAAAGACCGAGAAATGGCGTAACCAACATTTTCTGAAATATCGTCATTGAATTGTTATTTTTCCTGATCGATTGCTAACATGCCGCTTCGATAACCAGTATTTATTCATGAATAACAAGCATTTAAATAAAGCGGGGTATATTAGCGCCTTGAGGATAGGCCTTTGTTTTCTATTATCAGGATTGGTTTGCTCTAACCTTAGTGCAAATGAAAATCGCTGGCAAGACGCACTGACTATCGATGGTTTCTATACGCTGGACCTGACCTATACCGACGAAGCAATCCCGGTAATCTCGAATGGCAATATTCCACGTGTGCTTGATGCGAAGGAGTCAACTTTAAAGAGCTCAGTTTTCGGACTGCAGGTCGAATTGGAGATATCGTCTGATCTGAGCGCCTTTGTGCAGGGCTCCACGTTTTATGACCAACATAACGAATTCGACAAGTCGCTGGACTGGGCCTATCTAAGTTACGATCTCGGCAATAACTACGATATCCGTCTAGGTATGTTTTTAGTTCCATTTCTGCAGGGAACAGAGCTTAAAAGTGTTAGCTATTCACGCCTCTGGGCACGTCCCCTAGTACCTGGCTCCGGCGCAGGTGGTTTCATCGATAACCGGGGTATAGAGCTCATCAAGCGCGTCCCGTTGAAAGATTCATTCCTGAGTCTCCAATTCAGTCTGGGTGAACCGGAGCATCAAAGTTCGAACGTAGACGGCGAACTTCTAAGCCTGGTTGCGATTAAATATGAAGGGAGGGATTTCTGGGTGAGAGGTGCGCTTGCGCATGCAGGCTATGAAGTCTCTACACCACTTGGCCAAATGATTGACGATAATGCCAGCTCTAACATGATCAGCATAGAAACCGAAATACGGTTTCGGGATGTTGTTGTCAATGCAGGGTTAAGCGATTCTGACGCAGAAATCAGCCCAGATGATATGTTGTCTTATTTGTCGATCGCTTATCCGATGGGCTCTTTTACACCTTATATTTTGGCAGTACGTGCAAGCCAGCATTTTGAGGCCTTTACAGCCCCCGCACCACCGAGTTCCGCACCTCCTCCCCCTGGTGGTGCGCCACCTTCTCAACGGATTGGAGACAATGACCGTGAGACTTTAGGCATTGGGTTTCGCTATGATTTGGGTGGAAACTATTCACTTAAGGCCCAGGCAGAACGCATCGAAATTATCGATGAATCAGACCCGCTTCGCGGTCGCGTAGAAAGTGAAGCTAACGTATTTACCGTTTTGCTGGAAGGGGTCTTCTGATGAAACGGTTAATGCTTCTGATCCTGTTATGCCATGTATCACTACTTCAGGCCGATATTGCGATCGTGGTGCCAGCCAATTCCCCAATCAACGCACTCAGCAAAAAGGAAGTTTCGAATTTGTTTCTCTCCAGGACAAATAGATTGGCCAATGGCAAGAAAGCAAATCTAATCCAAATCCGCGATCATCGATTGCGAGATACGTTCTACCGCCTCATCTCCAGTAAAACACCGACACAGCTTAAATCTTACTGGACCATGCTGATCTTTTCAGGCAAGGGCAAACCACCAAAATCCTTCTCTAGAAAACAGGATATGTTTGATTATATGAAGCGGCACGCAACTGCAATTTCGTATTTGGAGAGCAGCGAAGTCACACCGGAGCTGAAAGTAGTTCACCGATTCCCATTATCAGACTAAATTCATGATTGATGTGGCACGCCCTTGTAACCCGATCATGGCATGAACTTTCGTTGAGGTGGCATCGGATAACTTCCACGCAATAGTTTCGGCATCCTTTTCACTGTTCCATAAAAACTGTTGATAAAGTCTTATGGGTATTCCCCAATCCATTCCCTGATCCTGCAGATATGCCAGTGTCAACTTGCGATCGGATTCTGGCCAGTCGGCCAGTTACCCGGGCATCAAGCAAGTGAATCCGGCGTTTTTACTCTTTGAGGTTCTCAGTGGCTTGCTCAGGCCAAGCAATAATAAACCGGGCACCCCCCAAGCCTGAGTTCTCGACCCACACCCTGCCGTCGTGCCAACGGGCGATCTGATTGACAATGGCGAGTCCAAGACCGACACCCCCCGACTCCCGATCGCGGGCGCTGTCAAGGCGGGCGAAGGGTTCGAAGATGCGCTCCCTCTCCTCTTCTGGCACCCCCGTCCCATCATCCTCCACGACAATGCTCGCTTCCCCATTACCACAATCCCCGCGCAACACGATCTTTGAAGCGGCGTGCCGGTGAGCATTCCGCAACAGATTCTTCACCGCCCGCCCCATCAATCGGCTATCCAGGTTCACAACAGTATCAACGGTGTCGACTGAACATTCGCAGACGATGCGTTGCGTCGGCAGTGACTCCTCCAGATCGATCAACAACTCGTTTAACCAATCATTGAGATTGACCGGCTCCAGCACCAGCTCGGGGCGCTCCCGATCGAGCCTGGAGTAGCTTAGGGATTCGCTGACCAGTTCCTCCAACTCCTGGATATCCTTGCGCATGGCACTGATGTGGCGCTCACGGTCACCCTCGCGCAGGGGCTCCTCCAACATATCCACCCTGAAGCGCAACCGCGCGATGGGGGTTCGCAATTCATGGGAGACGGCACCGGTGAGTTCCCGATGGGAGTGGATCAGGCGTTGCAGGCGATCGGCCATGGTGTTGAATGCATCCGCCAATGGTTTCAGGGCCGAACGGCGCCTGACCAGCAGGCGGGTGTCCAGGTCACCGGCCCCCAATTCCCGCACACCCCGATCGATGCGGGTGAGATCCCGCCACACCGGGCGTACCCAGACGTATACCGCAAGGGCGATCAACAGCGCCAGGAGAAAATAGAGGATAGGATTGAAGTAGCGTATCAGGGGCGGCAGGGGAAAGGGACCGGCGCGGAACACCTGGTCGGATTCTCCCAGACGTTTATAGTAGGTCTCCTTCATCTCCTCCAGACCCAGGATGACAGTCTTCCCCGCCTCGATGTCTACCAATCGATCCTGGGGCAGCGCCGGATCATCGATGCTGAACAACGACAAGGGCATATCGAATATCCTGTCCAGCTCCATCAGCACAGTGGGCCAATCCGCGGGTTCCCTGGCCAGGAACTTTGCCTCGATCAGGTAGACTATACCCGCCACCTGATCCCGCTCCTCCTGCTCCGGGTTGGGGCCCAGCACCATCATCAGATACTGGTCGGAGTCGAATACACGTCTGAAGAACCGGGTCTGCTCCACCTCTTCGAGGAAGATCAGCTCTCCCGTCTGCACGATGCGCTTCTGCTTTTCGGAAGCCTCGATCCGATCCAGGGTGTAGAGTCCCAATCCATAATGAAAGTGGGGTTCCAGATCGCGGATAACCTCCTCCCAGCTGGATGGGGGTTTGCCCTGCAAGCGATTCTCCACAAGCTCATAGGCCCCGAGCATGGCCCGTTCATAGTAGCGTTTCACGGTGCCGTGCAGAACCAGGTCGGGAAACCAGTTCAGGCTGGCGAAAAAGAAGGCGATGGTAATGAAGAGTACCCCATACAGGGTGATGTAGAGTCGGGCCATGGGGATCAGTCCCAGGCATCCGGTACGAACAGATAACCCCGGCCACGTACGGTCTTGATGCGATAGGGGTGGTTGGCATCGTCGCCGAGTTTGCGCCGCAACCTGGAGATGCCGATATCCACCGAGCGGTCGAGGCCGTCGTAACCGAAACCGCGCAGGGTCTTCAAGGCACTGTCCCGATTCACCACCTTGCCTGCCTTTGTAGCCAACAGCCAGAGCAGATCGAACTCCCCGGTGGAGAGCTCTACCTCCTGTTCATCGATGCTCACTGCGCGCGCACTGGCATCGATAAGCAGGGTACCGAAATGCAGCTGGTCATCATCCTGAGGGTTGTGCTCGCTGTGTCGAAAGCGGCGCAACAGGGAGCGGAGCCTTGCCAGCAGGACCCTCGGTTCCACCGGCTTGGTCAGATAGTCATCGGCGCCCAGTTCGAGACCGACGATCTCATCCACATCCTCGTCCCGGGCGGTGAACATCACGATCGGGCCCGGATACTCCGCACGCAGCTCCCTGCAGATATCCAACCCGTCCCGACCCGGCAGATTCAGATCCAGCACCAGGACATCAGGATGCTGCTCCCGCACCCGCGCCGGAGCGGTATCGCCACGGTGTTCCAGGCTCACCTCGAACTCATAGCGCTGCAGATACTCCTGCACCAGTTCGGCAAGCTCCACATCGTCCTCGACCAGCAGGATCCTTGCGGGTCCCGATTCGGTATTGATCTGCATCGAATGCCTCACACCAGATAAATCCCATGCCTTATCATCATTGCACCATCCTTGATTACACGTCTATCTAAACCACAACAGCGTAAGCATCCTGCCAACTCTACATTAGCATGATCAGGGTGTTCTGCCTGTTACCGCAGGTATTGCTCTGTAACAGAATGTAGCCAGCCCTGCTGCTGCGCTTAGGCAATCAATAGCGGCGAGGAGCTGCAGACCTAGCATCCGAAAGCTGAAAATACGGGGATTGTCCCGTTAACACACCTTTGCACCGGTAACCGGCATAAATGCCCCTCTCCCTTGATGGGAGAGGGTGAGCAATATCCGAAATTCCTCTCAACAGTACCAGCCGATGGCCGATGAAATAATAACGTTTTCGCAGAATCAGGCTGAGTAACATTGGAAACACTATGTTTCCTATAATCTATGCGACGCAATTGATAGCGGCTATTCGGTACAGGCAGGGCGATGAGAAAAGAAAAACGTATACGCAGCTGGCTTCTGGCAATATTTGGCCTGCCCTTTTTTGCCATTGGTCTCTTCTTTATTTATAAAACGGCGGTCTCTGTTTTTGATGCTGTGCAGATGGCCTCCTGGGAACAAGCCCAGGGTAGCCTGATCTCGGCAGAGGTGAGCCACCATCGTTCAGACGACACTACCACTTACCAAGCCGAGGCCCGCTATCGCTATCAGGTGAATGGGGTCAAATATTCCGGTGACCGGGTGGCGATACACGGCGGCAGTGACAATATCGGCGACTTTCAGCAACAACTTGGCCGCCAGCTTCAAAAGTTATATCACAAACAACAACCGGTGCCGGTCTACTACGATCCCTCAGATCCCAACCAGGCGGTGCTTAACCGTGACTTACGTTGGGGCATGATCGGCTTCAACACCATCTTCATCATCGTATTTGGCGGCGCCGGTCTGGGCCTGATCCTATTCGGCCTGCGCGGCAAGCGTGTCATCGATACACCGGAGGCTAAACAGAAACCCTGGCTGGCACGCCCCGAGTGGGCCGATAACCGCATCCTTTCTGGGGCCCGTCTTGGGATGTATCTGTTCTGGGGTTTCACCATCTTTTGGAATGCCCTGAGTATCCCGGCCGCCATTGCCGTACCGGAAGTTTGGCGCAAGGAGGGCGCCCTGGCGCTGTTGATCCTGCTCTTCCCCCTGATTGGCATGGGGCTCTTATACTGGACTGTGAAACAGACCCTGGAGTGGCGCCGTTTTGGCTATACCCCGCTGACCCTGGATCCCTTTCCCGGCTCAATCGGGGGTGACGTGGGTGGCGAGATCCAGATTGATCTACCTTATGTGTCCGATCTGGTCTGTGAGGTGACCCTGAGTTGCATCTACAGTTATGTCACCGGCAGTGGTAAGAACCGTTCCCGTAGTGAAGAGGTGAAGTGGCAAGACAGCGGATACGCCCAGGTGGAGCCGGCAGCCCGGGGGATGCGATTGGGTTTTCGCTTCAGCGTGCCGGAGGGTCTAAACCCCAGCGAGGAGGAGACGGGTAACCACTATTTCTGGCGTCTGAATATCAAGGCGGAACAGCCGGGGATCGATCTGGATCGCTCTTACACCATACCGGTCTATGCCACCGCTGAGCAGTCCCGTTTCCTGCATCTGGACTCCGGCAAGGAGACGCCCCGCGGCATGCCCGAATTGACCGCCGAAATGGTGCTGCCACTGCGTCGCAACGGCATGCTGCAGGAGCTCTACTACCCGATGCTGCGCCAACCGGTGCTATCCACTGTGTTCACGGTGGTTGGTGTGGTCTTTGCCATTGCCGGTGTGGTGCTGTGGGGTAAGGCGGCGCAAGAGGGTGGGATGCTCTACTTCATGGGAGGCATATTCACCTTTCTGGGTAGCATGGTGGCGCTGGCTGGCCTCTACACTGCCTTGAACAGCCTCTACATAGCCTGGGATGGCAGACAAGTGGTGACCATTCGGCGCCTGCTGGGTATCACTATCCGCTGGAAGAATGCCCGCTACCATGAACTGCGTAACATAGAGTTTAAGAAGGGTTCCACATCGACCCAGCGCGGTAACACCCATAAGATCGAATATCACGTCATAGCACAGACCACAAAAGGGAAGATAGTATTGGCGGAGAATCTGGACTCACACAGCAAGGCGAAACTGGTAACGGAGTTTTTCCGCGAGCAGTTCAATCTGCATGAACAGAGGGAAAACTGAGAATACCGACGCGATTACGCAAGGCGCTCCTTGCTGTACCTGGTTTATGCCCCAACCAAAATGACACCAGATCACTGTAGCCCACTCTGCATCATGCGACTCGAAATTACATAACATGCCATCTACCATGTAAGATGAGCTATACCACTCCACCAGCCGAGAGAATGTTATGGATCTGACAAGCCATTACCTGGGCATGCGGTTGAAAAACCCCCTGGTGCCCTCCGCATCCCCCCTCTCCCGCAGCATCGATGATGCACGCCGCATGGAAGATGCCGGTGCCGCTGCCATAATCATGTATTCCCTGTTCGAGGAGTCCGTCACTCAGGAAGAGGAGACCATGGTGCGTTTTCTCCACCACCAGGAGACCGGCTTCTCCGAGGCGGATGGTTTCCTGCCAGACCATTACGATTTCTCCAATGGTCAGGAGCGCTATCTGGAGAATCTGCGGGGGTTGAAACAGGCCCTGGAGATCCCTGTCATCGCCAGTCTCAACGGCACCACTCCAGGCGGCTGGATTGCCCATGCCCGGGAGATGGAGCAGGCGGGCGCGGATGCACTGGAATTGAACATCTATCAGGTCGCCGCCGACATCACGGTCAGCGGCCGCGAGATCGAACAGCGCTATATCGAACTGCTCAAGCAGCTGAAACAGCAGGTTTCCATACCCATCAACATGAAACTCTCACCGGCCTTCAGCGCCATGGCGAACATGGTGAAACAGCTGGAATTGGCGGGCGCCAGCGGCGTTTCACTGTTCAACCGCTTCTATCAGCCCGACATCAACATCGATAATCTGCGTCTCACCTCCAGCCTGCAGACCTCCACATCCGCTGAATCCTTGCTGGCGATGCGCTGGATAGCCATCCTGCATGGCCGCACCCTGCTCTCGCTCGGGGCCACCGGTGGTGTACATACCCCGGAGGATGCCATCAAGCTGCTGTTGGCCGGCGCCGATGTGGTCCACCTCTGCAGCCTGCTGCTGGAACAGGGTCCCAAGGCAATCCAGCCCATCATTGCAGGTATCGAGGCATGGATGGAAGAGCAGGGATTCGAATCGGTCGAGGAGATTCGCGGCAGGGTCAGTCAGATCAGTGTTGCCGATCCCAGCGCGTTCGAGCGGATAAACTATGTGAATATAATAGACGGCTTCACTGTCAGTCCCGGCGTGCGTGGTTAAATATCTGTAGTTGCAAACCCGATAACAAAAGCGACCATTAATACGCTCGAGGTTAGCAGTAATCCTCAAGCCCTGACATAATAATGACAAATAAATCCGGGACGCTGCGGCAGCGTCACAGTGGTATTCGAATATTCTTTTTACTTTCAACAGCTAATGGATAACAGATCTCTCGTGACCGATTTGATTCACTTTGAGCATCCGTTGAACGAAAGGATTCGCACCTTTCTTCGACTCGAACATCTGTTTCTGCATGTGGATCATTTCCGCCCGATGGCTGACATCTGGAGTAACCGGGCCGCCATAGACGGCCTGCTGAGTATCATCACCATCTTCAGCCGCTCCGACCTGAAGACCGAGATTCTCAAGGAGTTGGAGCGCCACACAGCGAACCTTGAACGGGTACGCCAGCAACCGGGCGTCGACATGCAGGCGTTGGGACAGGTATTGGATGATCTGGAACAGGCGATTCATCAGGTATATCGCATGGATGGCCAGATTGCCCGCAAGCTGCGCAGTAATGAATTTCTCACCGCTATTTTGCAGCGCAGCAGCATCCCGGGAGGGGGCTGCAATTTCGATCTGCCCCAGTACCACCACTGGTTGAACCAGTCCCACGAGTTACGCCAAAACCAGATGAGCGAATGGATGCATGAGCTGCACCCGGTGCGTGAGGCCGTGGTACTGCTATTGAATCTGGTACGCGCCAGCAACCTTCCGACCCAGGAGCTGGCCACGCAGGGATTCTTCCAGAAAACCCTCGATAGCTCATCTCCGGCCCAGTTGATTCGCGTCGGACTCCCCAGAAATACGGCAACCTTCACCGAGATCAGCGGTAACAAGCACCGCTTCAGCATCCGCTTCCTGGAGGTTGGGGAAACCAGTAAACCCGTGCAAACCACGCAAGATGTGGATTTCCAGCTAACCGCCTGTATCTTTTAACACCATGTGCAGCAGCCAGCAGCGAACCGTCCCATGCCCCACATGCGGTAAACCTGTCGTCTGGTCAGAGGGCTCACCCTGGCGCCCTTTCTGTAGTGAACGCTGTCGTCTCATCGACCTGGGAGACTGGTTTGATGAGAATCACCGTATCTCGGAACCCCTGGAAGACCACTCCGAGGATGAGACGAGTAATTAAGAGAGGTGTTGAGCAACCTGCTGGCATAACTGATCAGCCTCCTGTCGCCAGGCATTGAGCTGATCACTCTGCATATCCATATTTTTCAACAATGACTTAACCTGCTCGCAGTGCCATTGGGCCTGATGGAGTTGTCTGCCCTCTAATAACCGTTTCCCTTCACGCAAATGATAGCTGTAGAGGGTTTCGGTTCGCCGTACGACGATCATCTCCAGCAACTGCCCCTTCTCCTGATCGTCTATGGCTACCAGCAGCCTGTCCTCCTTCAGCAGCCACTCGATCTCGCCAATCAGGCGGGAAAAGCGCTCCACATTCTGTTCACTCATAGGGCCAGAGGCCGGGCTTGCAACTACCTGTTCAAGCGCATGCTGCGCCTGGGCAATCATCTCGTTGATCCCCTTATAGCGGGCATGCACACCTTTCACCGCGTGCAAGCGGGCAATGATATCGCGGCGTAAAACCCGCTCCAGCTCAACCGGTACTGGCAATCCGACCATGCGCCTGATAAGCCCATCGATCTCTGCCACCCGCTTCAGGATGCGCTGCACATGCTGTCGGCGCTCTTCCACGAAGGCATGATAGCGGTGAGCAACACTCGCCAATATCAAGGTGAGGGCCAATAACCCCCCAACGGCAAAGATAATCGTCATCTGATCCATCTAACAACCCATTCGTTCGCAAGGGACGAGTCTTTCAGTGAACCGCTCCCAGCGCCAAACAACCCTCTGTCTGGCTCATAATCTGCCTGACAGGGGAACCCTGCAGACCATGCCGATGAGGGAACATATCGTCAGACGTTGGAAAACTGATAACCTTTTATTCAATAATACGGTTAGAATCAGATTGACATTGTATCTGGCCTGCATGAAAAAACCATAAACGGATCTTGAACCTGTACACACGGGGTAGACTATTGCTATGTCCTGGGTAATGATCATACTGCTGTTGGTTGCAAGTTTTCTCATACTTGTGCCCCTGTTCAGCTACATGTCTGCAAAGCGCCTGGTAGGCAAGAAGATAATCAGCAATCTAAGCAACAACCGGATGCTCTATTTCTATAGTGAAAACTGTCCGCCTTGCCGCACCATGACCCCGATCATCGAGCGTTTGGCAAAACAGCACGACGGCATTGTGAAAGTGGATGTGCGCAAGGATCCCGAAACCGGCAGACAATTCAATATCAGGGCAACACCCACCCTGGTGTTGATGAAAGACAGTGTGGTCACCGATGTGGCACTTGGCGCAAAAACAGAATCACAGCTTATATCTCTGTTACAGAAGATAACCTGATGCACTACAAGATCATCCCAGTCACCCCCTTTCAGCAGAACTGCACCCTATTCTGGTGCGACAAGACCCAGCATGCGGCTATCATCGATCCGGGGGGTGACACCCAACAGGTGGTGAGTCAACTCGACGCCCTCGATCTCATACCGGAATGCATCCTGCTCACCCATGGCCATCTCGATCATGCCGGCGGTGCCAATGAACTGGCTCAACGTCTAAGCCTGCCGATTGTGGGACCGCACCGTGATGACGCCTACCTGCTGGATAATATGCAGCAACAGACCGCCATGTTCGGATTTGGCGAGGGTACAAACTGCATACCGGACCAATGGCTCGACCAGGGTGATGAAATCACCATTGGGGAGGAGCGCCTGGAGGTCTTTCACTGCCCCGGTCACACCCCGGGACACATAATCTTCTTTCATCGAGCCACACAAATTGCCCAGGTCGGTGACGTACTGTTCAACGGTTCCATCGGGCGCACCGATTTCCCCCGTGGCGATTACGCTACGCTCATCCAATCCATCCGAGGTCGACTTTGGCCCCTGGGCAATGAAGTCAGGTTCATTCCCGGACATGGCCCGGAATCGACCTTCGCTGAAGAGCGCCGCAGCAATCCCTTTGTCTGCGATGGTTGCTAGTGTAACGCCCCCAAACACTTAGGGTTATTTATCAACACCCATTTCTAACTTGTTGAATCAACAATAAGCTCTCATCTGAAAAAGATTTGAAGGGCAATTGACTTGAGTCAAAGAATCGCCTTGTAAACACAACATATAGTGTTTTACTTCATATACATTCCTACATCTAGTAGATAAAGCTAAATTACCTGGAGGGTCGCAGGTCATGCATGCCCACGCCTTGAAGAGAGAATCCTGGTTACCCATTAAAGTCACCAAGCGTAATGGCACTGAGGTGGAATTCAATCGGGTGAAGATAGAAAACGCCATCCTCAAGGCGGGTGAAGCCAGCGGTGAATTCAGCAGCGAAGAGGCCGGACTCCTGACCGCCCATGTGATCAAGGTATTGAGCCATACCGGTTATCGCGAACAGACCCCGGGTATCGAACGTATCCAGGATATCGTCGAGCAAGTGTTGATCAGTGCCAACCACCTGAAAACAGCCCGTGCCTATATCGTCTATCGTGAACAACACAAAAAGCTGAGGGAGGACCGCCGTACCCTGCTGGATGTGAGCGCCTCGGTAACCGAATATCTGCAGCGCACCGACTGGCGG comes from the Candidatus Thiodiazotropha sp. CDECU1 genome and includes:
- a CDS encoding ATP-binding protein; this translates as MARLYITLYGVLFITIAFFFASLNWFPDLVLHGTVKRYYERAMLGAYELVENRLQGKPPSSWEEVIRDLEPHFHYGLGLYTLDRIEASEKQKRIVQTGELIFLEEVEQTRFFRRVFDSDQYLMMVLGPNPEQEERDQVAGIVYLIEAKFLAREPADWPTVLMELDRIFDMPLSLFSIDDPALPQDRLVDIEAGKTVILGLEEMKETYYKRLGESDQVFRAGPFPLPPLIRYFNPILYFLLALLIALAVYVWVRPVWRDLTRIDRGVRELGAGDLDTRLLVRRRSALKPLADAFNTMADRLQRLIHSHRELTGAVSHELRTPIARLRFRVDMLEEPLREGDRERHISAMRKDIQELEELVSESLSYSRLDRERPELVLEPVNLNDWLNELLIDLEESLPTQRIVCECSVDTVDTVVNLDSRLMGRAVKNLLRNAHRHAASKIVLRGDCGNGEASIVVEDDGTGVPEEERERIFEPFARLDSARDRESGGVGLGLAIVNQIARWHDGRVWVENSGLGGARFIIAWPEQATENLKE
- a CDS encoding DUF3592 domain-containing protein, with protein sequence MRKEKRIRSWLLAIFGLPFFAIGLFFIYKTAVSVFDAVQMASWEQAQGSLISAEVSHHRSDDTTTYQAEARYRYQVNGVKYSGDRVAIHGGSDNIGDFQQQLGRQLQKLYHKQQPVPVYYDPSDPNQAVLNRDLRWGMIGFNTIFIIVFGGAGLGLILFGLRGKRVIDTPEAKQKPWLARPEWADNRILSGARLGMYLFWGFTIFWNALSIPAAIAVPEVWRKEGALALLILLFPLIGMGLLYWTVKQTLEWRRFGYTPLTLDPFPGSIGGDVGGEIQIDLPYVSDLVCEVTLSCIYSYVTGSGKNRSRSEEVKWQDSGYAQVEPAARGMRLGFRFSVPEGLNPSEEETGNHYFWRLNIKAEQPGIDLDRSYTIPVYATAEQSRFLHLDSGKETPRGMPELTAEMVLPLRRNGMLQELYYPMLRQPVLSTVFTVVGVVFAIAGVVLWGKAAQEGGMLYFMGGIFTFLGSMVALAGLYTALNSLYIAWDGRQVVTIRRLLGITIRWKNARYHELRNIEFKKGSTSTQRGNTHKIEYHVIAQTTKGKIVLAENLDSHSKAKLVTEFFREQFNLHEQREN
- a CDS encoding thioredoxin family protein; translated protein: MSWVMIILLLVASFLILVPLFSYMSAKRLVGKKIISNLSNNRMLYFYSENCPPCRTMTPIIERLAKQHDGIVKVDVRKDPETGRQFNIRATPTLVLMKDSVVTDVALGAKTESQLISLLQKIT
- the yacG gene encoding DNA gyrase inhibitor YacG; this encodes MCSSQQRTVPCPTCGKPVVWSEGSPWRPFCSERCRLIDLGDWFDENHRISEPLEDHSEDETSN
- a CDS encoding MBL fold metallo-hydrolase, coding for MHYKIIPVTPFQQNCTLFWCDKTQHAAIIDPGGDTQQVVSQLDALDLIPECILLTHGHLDHAGGANELAQRLSLPIVGPHRDDAYLLDNMQQQTAMFGFGEGTNCIPDQWLDQGDEITIGEERLEVFHCPGHTPGHIIFFHRATQIAQVGDVLFNGSIGRTDFPRGDYATLIQSIRGRLWPLGNEVRFIPGHGPESTFAEERRSNPFVCDGC
- a CDS encoding dihydroorotate dehydrogenase-like protein is translated as MDLTSHYLGMRLKNPLVPSASPLSRSIDDARRMEDAGAAAIIMYSLFEESVTQEEETMVRFLHHQETGFSEADGFLPDHYDFSNGQERYLENLRGLKQALEIPVIASLNGTTPGGWIAHAREMEQAGADALELNIYQVAADITVSGREIEQRYIELLKQLKQQVSIPINMKLSPAFSAMANMVKQLELAGASGVSLFNRFYQPDINIDNLRLTSSLQTSTSAESLLAMRWIAILHGRTLLSLGATGGVHTPEDAIKLLLAGADVVHLCSLLLEQGPKAIQPIIAGIEAWMEEQGFESVEEIRGRVSQISVADPSAFERINYVNIIDGFTVSPGVRG
- a CDS encoding response regulator — protein: MQINTESGPARILLVEDDVELAELVQEYLQRYEFEVSLEHRGDTAPARVREQHPDVLVLDLNLPGRDGLDICRELRAEYPGPIVMFTARDEDVDEIVGLELGADDYLTKPVEPRVLLARLRSLLRRFRHSEHNPQDDDQLHFGTLLIDASARAVSIDEQEVELSTGEFDLLWLLATKAGKVVNRDSALKTLRGFGYDGLDRSVDIGISRLRRKLGDDANHPYRIKTVRGRGYLFVPDAWD
- the zapD gene encoding cell division protein ZapD, encoding MTDLIHFEHPLNERIRTFLRLEHLFLHVDHFRPMADIWSNRAAIDGLLSIITIFSRSDLKTEILKELERHTANLERVRQQPGVDMQALGQVLDDLEQAIHQVYRMDGQIARKLRSNEFLTAILQRSSIPGGGCNFDLPQYHHWLNQSHELRQNQMSEWMHELHPVREAVVLLLNLVRASNLPTQELATQGFFQKTLDSSSPAQLIRVGLPRNTATFTEISGNKHRFSIRFLEVGETSKPVQTTQDVDFQLTACIF